The Pocillopora verrucosa isolate sample1 chromosome 14, ASM3666991v2, whole genome shotgun sequence genome has a segment encoding these proteins:
- the LOC131768487 gene encoding tolloid-like protein 2, with protein MAIDKAMIILVYVSLTLSLFSLGSFAKNNSCSIIPQRVNASRWHNTTITSPNYPMNYTNNLECNWLIEVASDLPSVGFILKVTFNSLHLVQGRYLVCEDKLEFYDGNTTSLSNLLGSYCGEVPPEVVYSTGQLLYVKFQSDGYYSDRGFSFNVSAVLEEEAAGICRRTDRRDKVLELDGPSGIFFTPDYPVLYPMGVQCTWVISVPAGRRVKLAFEDFNLGLKVDVICENRDSTDYVRIRDGRMEDSKELALFCGWHQPILGNIYDVYSTGNYMRVTFAALSQLSRLASKGFKARYQSVDASPDAYSKELCYRGNVNNNNLKLTGSNGTLRSPEKNSAYPPDMSCDWLITVRDGKVVKLSFDMFELQPSFGQPCTKDYVEILDGKDRSSASKGRFCGKEKPEDIQSSERYMRVIFRSDASAAYYKGFKATFRETSRGSSTFKAIACTVGTIVLAAVMIV; from the exons ATGGCAATCGACAAAGCAATGATTATTCTAG TTTATGTTTCATTGACGCTTTCCTTGTTCTCATTGGGTTCGTTTGCAAAGAACAACA GTTGTTCCATCATTCCGCAAAGAGTCAATGCTTCCAGATGGCACAACACGACTATCACGAGTCCAAACTATCCTATGAATTACACTAATAACTTGGAATGTAATTGGTTAATTGAAGTTGCCAGTGATCTCCCATCCGTTGGTTTTATATTGAAGGTGACATTCAATAGCCTTCATTTAGTACAAGGCAGATATCTTGTTTGTGAAGACAAACTTGAGTTCTATGATGGTAACACCACTAGTCTGTCTAATCTTCTTGGATCATATTGTGGAGAAGTACCTCCCGAGGTTGTTTATTCTACTGGACAGCTTTTGTACGTCAAATTCCAGTCAGATGGATATTATTCCGACAGGGGATTCAGTTTCAATGTTTCGGCCGTTTTGGAAG AGGAAGCCGCTGGTATTTGTCGTAGGACAGATAGACGAGATAAAGTCCTCGAGCTTGATGGGCCATCTGGTATATTCTTTACCCCAGATTACCCTGTTCTTTACCCAATGGGTGTCCAGTGCACTTGGGTGATCTCCGTTCCTGCTGGACGGAGAGTGAAGTTGGCATTTGAAGACTTCAATCTAGGATTAAAAGTTGATGTTATTTGCGAAAATAGGGATTCAACAGATTATGTACGCATACGAGATGGGCGGATGGAAGATAGCAAAGAGCTTGCTCTGTTTTGTGGATGGCACCAGCCGATTTTGGGAAATATTTACGATGTTTATTCCACAGGAAATTATATGCGGGTCACGTTTGCCGCCTTAAGTCAGTTAAGTCGACTTGCCTCGAAAGGCTTCAAGGCCCGTTACCAATCTGTAGACGCCT CTCCTGATGCTTACTCTAAAGAACTATGTTATCGTGGAAACGTTAACAATAACAACCTTAAATTAACTGGTTCAAATGGAACTCTTAGAAGTCCAGAGAAGAATTCAGCTTACCCCCCAGATATGAGCTGCGATTGGCTAATCACTGTGCGAGATGGAAAAGTTGTGAAACTCAGCTTTGACATGTTTGAATTGCAACCCAGCTTTGGCCAGCCATGCACTAAAGATTATGTAGAAATCCTTGATGGAAAGGACAGGAGCAGCGCGAGCAAAGGAAGATTCTGTGGTAAAGAAAAACCAGAGGACATTCAGTCAAGCGAACGGTACATGAGGGTCATATTCAGATCAGACGCTTCAGCTGCGTATTACAAAGGTTTTAAGGCCACGTTTAGAGAAACTTCCAGAG GTTCCTCGACGTTCAAGGCTATCGCCTGCACAGTTGGTACAATTGTTCTAGCTGCTGTGATGATTGTCTGA
- the LOC136278245 gene encoding piggyBac transposable element-derived protein 4-like — MAAAESMGLTFVDEDDLPLAFLRIAHVDSDHEAPSDVDSSDEEENSDDEEQNYSNMRWKSTIQPPEGINFREEVGMRVEMDNDSNCLDYFQLLFTDNVYQLIIKRFEHQKRQLEDNSLGDLHDFTLPELKAWLGLTLAMGLVKKSNLKAYWSTDSVTKTPLFSSTMSRDRYLHILRYLHLERYHTLQSYLFDDPSRNGPKRLKDSRGRPLQRRSR; from the coding sequence ATGGCGGCTGCAGAATCGATGGGATTAACTTTTGTGGACGAAGATGACTTGCCTTTAGCATTTCTGCGAATCGCCCACGTGGATTCTGACCATGAAGCGCCTTCCGATGTCGATAGCAGCGATGAAGAGGAAAACAGCGATGACGAGGAGCAAAACTACTCCAATATGAGATGGAAATCTACTATACAACCCCCAGAAGGCATAAATTTTCGCGAAGAGGTTGGTATGAGGGTAGAAATGGACAATGACAGTAATTGTTTAGATTACTTCCAACTTCTGTTTACTGACAATGTTTATCAACTGATTATCAAACGGTTTGAGCATCAAAAACGGCAGCTTGAGGACAATTCCCTGGGTGATCTCCACGATTTTACCCTTCCAGAGCTAAAGGCTTGGCTTGGGCTCACATTGGCAATGGGTCTTGtcaaaaaaagcaatttgaaaGCTTACTGGTCAACTGATTCGGTCACCAAAACTCCACTGTTTTCTAGCACCATGTCAAGAGATCGCTACCTTCACATTCTGAGATATCTTCACTTGGAGCGCTACCACACACTGCAGAGTTATCTTTTTGATGACCCCAGTAGAAATGGTCCCAAGAGACTCAAAGACAGTCGTGGCAGACCACTTCAAAGGAGATCAAGATGa
- the LOC131768488 gene encoding uncharacterized protein, with amino-acid sequence MAWGKVKDGWEIANRTDASTSEITFQDIRPAGEYSKVFIQSKTTDNRAKVIGGDTWRVNLRGPSSIAATVFDHNNGTYEALFLIMEPGIYQLLIHLDYSLCDGFRDPPPDWFIKGNVHGKFQPRNLLGPRVDYLAQPFQSGTHLEITVETTDTIVSLAESYDWSLPENYSSSGTFWVYGDSLGVRLFNSIRSRDLCTKLYSNCKNSYNWLYPTRNDKPVNNTRDNLDFRPEIVLNAIRSVLNTTDLQQPSSVLLLNLGLHYTRSVNFTTFQRVIGDVIDLLKEKTIDSQGKEVLKLKARVIWKSTTALCKHKQRYHNPTDKRFLTPQRVLLFSAYAITAMCQAGFDVIDVYPMTHSYPEGTLDNDIVHYPNKVFDAVVTLVENYKINNNQRIETDDHERKIRRCAS; translated from the exons ATGGCCTGGGGAAAAGTGAAGGATGGCTGGGAAATAGCTAACAGAACCGACGCCTCAACAAGTGAGATAACATTTCAGGACATCAGGCCTGCTGGAGAGTACAGTAAGGTTTTCATCCAATCAAAAACGACCGACAATAGAGCGAAAGTAATTGGTGGAGACACCTGGAGGGTCAACCTACGTGGCCCATCAAGCATTGCAGCGACTGtttttgatcacaataatggAACTTATGAAGCTCTGTTTCTTATTATGGAGCCTGGTATCTATCAATTGTTGATTCACCTTGACTATAGTCTGTGCGATGGATTCAGGGACCCTCCACCTGATTGGTTCATTAAGGGGAACGTTCATGGGAAATTTCAACCGAGAAATCTCCTAGGCCCCCGGGTTGATTACTTGGCACAGCCCTTTCAGAGCGGAACACATCTCGAGATAACCGTAGAAACAACAGATACGATCGTGTCATTAGCCG AATCATACGACTGGTCCTTACCAGAAAACTACAGCTCTTCTGGTACTTTCTGGGTGTACGGTGATTCATTAGGAGTTAGGCTGTTTAATTCAATCCGCTCTCGTGACCTGTGCACAAAGCTCTACTCCAACTGCAAAAACAGTTATAACTGGCTCTATCCAACCAGGAATGATAAACCAGTCAACAATACACGGGATAACCTCGACTTTCGTCCGGAGATAGTCTTAAATGCCATACGCAGCGTTCTTAATACGACAGACTTACAGCAACCATCCAGTGTACTGCTTTTAAACCTTGGACTTCATTATACCCGAAGCGTCAATTTCACAACTTTTCAGAGGGTCATTGGAGACGTAATAGACTtgttgaaagagaaaacaattgaCTCACAAGGCAAGGAAGTTCTAAAGTTAAAAGCGAGGGTCATTTGGAAATCAACTACAGCCTTATGTAAGCATAAGCAAAGGTACCACAACCCAACAGATAAGAGATTCCTCACACCGCAG cGAGTTCTCCTGTTCAGCGCGTACGCCATCACAGCCATGTGTCAAGCGGGTTTCGATGTCATAGACGTGTATCCGATGACCCACTCGTATCCGGAGGGTACATTGGACAATGATATTGTTCACTATCCAAACAAAGTGTTTGATGCGGTGGTAACACTTGTAGagaattataaaataaacaacaatcaAAGGATAGAAACCGATGACCACGAGAGAAAAATAAGGCGATGTGCCAGCTGA
- the LOC131768489 gene encoding LOW QUALITY PROTEIN: bone morphogenetic protein 1 homolog (The sequence of the model RefSeq protein was modified relative to this genomic sequence to represent the inferred CDS: inserted 2 bases in 2 codons), translating to MHLGGLRSSWKRVKLTFKDFDLGIGFTQCNYHTGDEDYVAIRDGEYSWSDELVRYCDYNYNMKSVRDVYSTGNHMRITFSSSSSPSSFNTEKGFKASFEVSELSSAAYSKEXCYYGNINNEKLSLNGTYGTLESPKEGSTYPPNMKCDWVITVPEGNIVKLSFDEFNLKPKYQSLCEDYVKVQDGKESYSEXQGTFCGLSTPQDIRSSGRYMRVTFHSGSDSMQYRTVLKATFTAEEKETPGSSKIIVAITVRCGCFHSLHLCCGVCCKIPADETESINGRSDSNGDTDYYRSVSDHTSWRDSPSTPASAPGNPTSFSTGIKSLSRTRILWVLFLRRAHAYPPPRG from the exons ATGCACCTGGGTGGTCTCCGTTCCAGCTGGAAAAGAGTCAAATTGACGTTTAAAGACTTTGACCTTGGAATAGGCTTCACCCAATGTAATTACCATACGGGCGATGAAGACTATGTGGCGATTCGTGACGGGGAGTACTCTTGGAGTGACGAGCTTGTTCGATATTGTGATTACAACTACAATATGAAGTCTGTGCGGGATGTTTATTCGACTGGGAATCACATGAGAATCACgttttcttcttcatcatcaccATCTTCGTTCAATacagaaaaaggttttaaagCAAGTTTCGAAGTTTCAGAGCTGT CATCTGCTGCTTATTCAAAGG ATTGCTACTATGGGAACATCAACAATGAGAAACTGAGTTTGAATGGAACGTATGGTACACTAGAAAGTCCAAAGGAAGGCTCCACATACCCACCAAATATGAAATGTGATTGGGTGATCACTGTGCCAGAGGGAAATATTGTCAAGCTTAGCTTTGATGAATTTAATCTGAAACCGAAATACCAATCATTATGCGAAGATTATGTAAAGGTTCAAGATGGGAAAGAAAGTTACAGTG AGCAAGGGACATTCTGTGGTCTATCAACACCACAAGACATTCGCTCAAGCGGACGGTACATGAGGGTGACTTTCCATTCCGGCTCAGACTCTATGCAATACCGCACAGTTTTAAAGGCCACATTCACagcagaggaaaaagaaa CTCCAGGGTCTTCTAAGATTATTGTCGCCATCACTGTCCGGTGTGGTTGTTTTCATAGTCTGCATTTGTGTTGTGGTGTGTGTTGCAAAATACCAGCAGACGAGACCGAATCAATCAATGGCCGCTCGGATTCCAATGGCGACACAGACTACTACCGCAGTGTCTCAGACCACACAAGCTGGCGTGATTCGCCATCCACCCCCGCCTCAGCACCCGGCAATCCAACCTCCTTTTCAACCGGCATCAAATCCTTATCTCGCACCCGCATTCTGTGGGTTTTGTTCCTACGGCGGGCCCACGCATATCCGCCACCTCGAGGGTAG
- the LOC131768510 gene encoding uncharacterized protein codes for MLESLRKWCERNPLPSSEEPSSGGTLPPKSRDKLFNSRQDEWKPRPCVYCKSSGHKSLDCDKIVGVAQRRKHLSEKGLCFNCTGTKHRAAECRIVRSCQKCNGRHHTSICDRDSQQMLLATSEGAVIYPIVVVNVDGVTCRALLDTGAGSSYASAALVKRLGKQPSRIEHKRIDMMMCSTNQKIQQYNVKIANTHGSFEMATTVSKVDKRVLLSVPNPRYSEKINQFTHLEGVVMDDGDTKSELPIHLILGASEYSRIKTDTKPRIGKAGEPIAKLTTLGWTMMSAGKEAHLSSVYLTRTSSTDYDQLCSLDVLGLEDRPNGDQQTVYDDFKEQLRRSDEGWYETGLLWKHGHDLLPNNECGSLRRLESLIKKLQKEPNLLAQYDEVIQDQLAKGIVEKVSSDPVGREFYIPHKPVIRESAESTKLRIVFDASARSNEKSPSLNDCLETGPPLQNLLWDVLIRNRLKPVALAGDLKQAFLQVRIRLEDRDALRFHWIKNRDVSNVEVLRFTRALFGLVQSPFLLGGTLQQHLESLKERYPKEVEEIKKSLYVDDVITGGETKDKVRKLKETAVAVFGEAQFELHKWHSNEPDLETNEEPKSEDERQSYAKEQLGVKTGETKMLGLPWDKTEDTIAVKFPEAPPEVTKREMLRFLASIYDPLGLASPVSLVGKFLYREVCDQHLPWDQSVPENIRRQWQKFQKNLPDHLQFPRSLAGLQETIEAIDLHAFGDTSGAGSAAVVYAVVHQASGVSRGLLAAKSRLAKKGLIIPRLELVSAHMAANLAENVKNALEGQPVRSVHGWLDSTVALHWIRGEGSAYKQFVANRVNKIREKEYIHWRHVGTDQNPADIGSRGCQADKLRELWLMGPKWLTEPDRWPAEVFTEPSKETEAEAKLAKEIFATATETKDDFDEVLEKNSFWKTVRVTAWIRRFLNNCKLKKAVRLSGPLTTAETDKQVQWWIKRAQASYEMTEKFNEDKLTLNLQKNNEELYECRGRIQGSYPIYLPSSAVLTEKLVLDAHILTLHGGVGLTMAFIRRDYWIPRLRQLTKKVIRGCFGCKKFRAVAFQSPPPGNLPVDRTMGSVPFQVLGVDYAGPIPYKISKKKEGKAYILLFACSLTRAIHLELLSDQSTEEFIKSLKRFIARRGRPQKVYSDNGKSFIAAAKWLRSIMNDEKMQDYLAHQQITWQFNLSRAPWWGGQYERLVGLVKRALYKSVGGARLTWSEFEEVLLDVEVALNNRPLTYLEDDVQLPTLTPNAMMFGQPNLLPEDDPVSIESKDLRKRAKYLRRCKDVLWARWTGEYIKSLRERHNLNHKKEEPQIKPGDVVLIQSDERNRGKWNLGIVAKLIKGRDGVVRAARLRAGKSFLERALQQLYPMELSCDRYQEPQDPESNVLNPRARAFTPRRAAVAAAERIKDIARQDEQLS; via the coding sequence ATGTTAGAGTCACTTCGAAAGTGGTGCGAAAGAAATCCGTTGCCTTCATCCGAAGAACCAAGCAGTGGCGGAACCCTGCCGCCTAAATCCCGAGACAAATTGTTTAACTCGAGGCAAGACGAGTGGAAACCGAGACCATGCGTTTATTGCAAATCTAGCGGACACAAGTCCCTCGACTGTGACAAGATAGTGGGTGTGGCACAGAGAAGAAAGCACCTCAGTGAGAAAGGTTTATGTTTCAACTGCACTGGTACCAAACACCGAGCTGCTGAGTGTCGTATTGTGAGAAGTTGTCAGAAGTGCAACGGCAGACATCATACTTCAATATGTGACAGAGATTCCCAGCAGATGTTGCTAGCCACCAGTGAAGGAGCAGTCATTTACCCAATCGTGGTTGTCAATGTGGACGGCGTAACATGCCGCGCGTTACTGGACACTGGGGCGGGAAGCTCGTATGCCTCAGCAGCACTTGTCAAACGACTTGGAAAGCAACCGTCAAGAATAGAGCACAAGAGAATTGACATGATGATGTGTTCGACAAACCAGAAGATTCAACAATACAACGTTAAGATTGCAAACACCCATGGGAGTTTCGAGATGGCAACCACAGTGAGCAAAGTCGATAAAAGAGTCCTACTGTCGGTGCCCAACCCAAGATATTCGGAAAAGATCAACCAGTTCACCCACCTCGAAGGAGTAGTCATGGATGATGGAGACACGAAATCGGAACTACCCATCCATCTGATACTGGGGGCTAGTGAATACTCGCGGATAAAGACCGACACAAAACCAAGAATTGGAAAGGCCGGAGAACCCATAGCTAAGCTAACCACTTTAGGCTGGACAATGATGTCGGCCGGAAAGGAAGCACACCTGAGCAGTGTTTATCTCACCAGAACGTCGTCCACTGATTACGACCAGCTGTGTAGTCTTGACGTGTTGGGCCTTGAGGACAGGCCAAATGGTGATCAGCAAACAGTGTACGACGATTTTAAAGAGCAACTCAGACGAAGCGATGAAGGATGGTATGAGACGGGGCTACTATGGAAACATGGTCATGATCTCCTCCCAAACAACGAGTGTGGAAGTCTACGAAGACTCGAAAGCCTGATAAAGAAATTACAGAAAGAGCCCAACCTTCTGGCCCAGTATGACGAAGTCATTCAAGATCAGTTGGCGAAAGGGATCGTAGAGAAGGTGTCTTCAGACCCAGTGGGAAGAGAGTTCTACATCCCACACAAGCCTGTCATCAGAGAGTCAGCAGAATCCACCAAGCTGAGAATCGTGTTCGATGCGTCAGCGAGATCAAATGAGAAGAGTCCCTCCCTTAACGATTGTTTGGAGACGGGGCCACCCCTTCAGAACCTGCTGTGGGATGTGCTAATAAGAAACCGTCTGAAGCCAGTGGCGTTGGCTGGTGACCTTAAGCAGGCCTTCCTGCAAGTACGTATTCGACTAGAAGATCGAGATGCCTTAAGATTCCACTGGATAAAGAACAGAGATGTATCAAATGTGGAAGTGTTGAGATTTACCCGTGCATTGTTTGGCCTGGTGCAGTCACCGTTCTTGTTAGGGGGAACACTGCAGCAACACCTGGAAAGCCTAAAAGAAAGATACCCAAAAGAAGTGGAAGAGATCAAAAAGAGCCTGTACGTGGACGATGTCATTACCGGTGGAGAAACCAAAGACAAGGTGCGCAAACTAAAAGAAACAGCTGTTGCAGTTTTTGGGGAGGCGCAGTTCGAACTACACAAGTGGCATTCCAACGAGCCAGATCTGGAAACGAACGAAGAACCGAAGTCGGAAGACGAGAGACAAAGTTATGCCAAGGAACAACTTGGAGTTAAAACCGGAGAAACCAAGATGTTGGGGCTACCATGGGACAAGACGGAGGACACCATTGCTGTGAAGTTTCCAGAAGCacccccagaagtgactaaGAGGGAAATGTTGCGGTTCCTCGCTTCAATTTACGACCCTCTTGGCCTAGCGTCACCAGTATCCCTCGTGGGGAAGTTCTTGTATCGAGAAGTTTGTGACCAACACCTTCCATGGGACCAAAGCGTACCCGAAAACATCAGAAGGCAATGGcaaaaattccagaaaaaccTCCCAGACCACCTTCAATTCCCGCGCAGTTTAGCAGGCTTGCAAGAAACCATTGAAGCAATCGATTTACACGCGTTTGGAGACACAAGTGGGGCAGGATCAGCAGCTGTGGTATATGCAGTGGTTCATCAAGCTTCAGGCGTGAGCAGAGGATTGCTGGCAGCGAAATCGCGCTTGGCAAAAAAGGGCCTCATTATTCCTAGACTGGAATTAGTATCTGCGCACATGGCGGCAAACCTCGCCGAGAATGTGAAGAACGCCCTAGAAGGCCAGCCAGTTAGATCAGTCCATGGATGGTTGGATAGTACTGTGGCCCTTCACTGGATCAGAGGAGAAGGGAGTGCCTACAAGCAATTTGTGGCCAACCGAGTGAACAAGATACGAGAGAAAGAGTACATTCACTGGAGGCATGTTGGTACCGACCAGAATCCCGCTGATATTGGCAGTAGAGGTTGCCAAGCGGACAAGCTGAGAGAGCTGTGGTTAATGGGCCCAAAATGGTTGACAGAGCCTGATCGTTGGCCAGCTGAAGTATTCACAGAACCGAGCAAAGAAACCGAAGCGGAAGCTAAACTCGCAAAAGAAATCTTCGCAACTGCTACAGAGACCAAGGATGACTTCGATGAAGTTTTAGAGAAAAACAGTTTCTGGAAAACGGTACGGGTGACAGCATGGATAAGGAGATTCCTGAACAACTGCAAGTTGAAGAAAGCGGTACGACTCAGTGGTCCTCTAACAACAGCTGAGACGGACAAGCAGGTGCAATGGTGGATAAAGAGGGCCCAAGCAAGCTATGAAATGACGGAAAAGTTCAACGAGGACAAGTTGACCCTCAACCTACAGAAGAACAACGAAGAGTTGTACGAGTGCCGTGGTAGAATTCAAGGAAGCTATCCAATCTATCTACCATCAAGTGCAGTGTTGACAGAGAAGTTGGTTCTAGATGCACATATCCTGACCTTACATGGAGGAGTTGGACTCACGATGGCCTTCATCAGACGCGACTATTGGATACCTCGATTGAGGCAGCTAACCAAGAAAGTGATCAGGGGTTGTTTTGGATGTAAAAAGTTCCGTGCTGTGGCATTCCAAAGTCCACCTCCTGGAAACTTGCCAGTTGACCGCACCATGGGCTCAGTTCCTTTCCAGGTACTGGGCGTGGACTATGCCGGCCCAATACCATACAAAATCAGTAAGAAGAAGGAAGGTAAAGCCTATATCCTGTTGTTTGCCTGTAGTCTGACCAGAGCCATCCACCTGGAGCTGTTAAGCGATCAGAGTACAGAAGAGTTCATTAAAAGCTTGAAACGGTTCATAGCCAGAAGGGGAAGACCACAAAAGGTGTACTCCGATAACGGAAAAAGTTTCATTGCGGCGGCGAAATGGTTGAGAAGCATCATGAACGACGAGAAGATGCAGGATTACCTGGCACACCAGCAGATCACGTGGCAATTCAACCTGAGTAGGGCACCGTGGTGGGGCGGTCAGTACGAGAGGTTGGTGGGGCTTGTAAAGCGGGCCCTGTACAAGTCTGTTGGGGGAGCGAGGCTCACGTGGAGCGAGTTTGAGGAGGTGCTCCTAGATGTGGAAGTTGCACTTAACAACCGCCCCCTAACTTATCTGGAAGACGATGTCCAGCTACCCACGCTGACACCAAATGCCATGATGTTTGGCCAGCCCAATCTGTTACCAGAAGATGATCCAGTTTCGATCGAGAGTAAAGATTTAAGGAAGCGAGCCAAGTATCTTCGACGCTGTAAGGATGTGTTGTGGGCCCGATGGACCGGGGAGTACATCAAGAGTTTGAGAGAAAGACATAACCTCAACCACAAGAAAGAAGAACCACAGATTAAACCCGGAGACGTCGTTCTAATCCAAAGTGACGAAAGAAACAGAGGGAAGTGGAACCTCGGAATTGTAGCAAAGCTCATCAAGGGGAGAGACGGTGTTGTCAGGGCAGCCAGACTGAGGGCAGGAAAATCGTTCCTGGAGCGCGCACTCCAACAGTTGTACCCCATGGAGTTGTCATGCGACCGATATCAGGAGCCTCAAGACCCAGAGTCAAATGTCCTCAACCCCAGAGCCAGGGCATTCACACCCAGGAGAGCAGCTGTTGCCGCAGCGGAGCGTATCAAAGACATTGCCAGACAAGACGAACAATTAAGTTGa